The proteins below come from a single Drosophila busckii strain San Diego stock center, stock number 13000-0081.31 chromosome X, ASM1175060v1, whole genome shotgun sequence genomic window:
- the LOC108606658 gene encoding E3 ubiquitin-protein ligase TRIM33 isoform X2 produces the protein MDTLLEEIGQTLLPATGGVVVGQDEQKSKRVSLCDESNSSLVLEDTDVSNTSSTSSASSTSSSSGGGGGNNSSSSIISNSSLFSSNGSSTDTGKGSSTVGSIDVGSVSSSGILGSAASITSSVSTTAPSTANSSGLGLVVDVESNIGSSQELSHGYDAKSVTELDSLEDSCGAMLKDADKYCKLCSSRLVMPRILSCLHVFCEDCLLNLLAQKESGAANSPAASLSSAASCSSASYDGSDHQQRLHASLECPVCKQQTALNIKGVKGLTCDYIVTNILDLSNLEAEHIPCTSCKGKEEAISRCNDCANFLCNGCDNAHKYMRCFENHQVVRIEDLQKNLQNDKPIIHKPICCRQHINENLKYYCFTCQVPTCNDCLLSEHKGNDHHYETANIAEQSIRSELEQTISETLKKAQYCNDAGANLGNALNELQTQHDSVQQQIEQAYVSYKRMLELIRDQRLAELSRLHSERELKIMDVMQSLENNMGRLQQAAQFGQRAVEKANAVEFLLLMPVISAQCQLLMEQTPQSEANYQIQFECKPDKFERFARDMFGKFRTEAHVALETSSPMDTPKQQSPPPTAAAAQAGTPTLSGNFSAGLLHASNRQQQQQQQQQQPSSSSVQGRLSSAAVFSPISLPSSLQSSFDGDTSVMTNFSMMSTLPPDSPPQLQAPMQQQQQQQQQQQQQQQQQQQALQQQQQKQQQQQQQQQQQQQQQALQQQQMSQLVAPQGLVQVPTAGAHVNLNAAGSNAGMGLSSLNGMGMGAAAGAAAGPPPTFSMLEYNLSRLASLTETIPDGMNDALAVGNANAVAVAAAAGGNAGTAAHHQQAVIPASAVTPTQTITLADILSGDQRALNNLQALAKLGLNNNDFCMPTATSPSLQTLNPIVGGVDDIGLNNFHAVAPPGTTSVVTGRNKATPMQIRCKFGSLGTAKGQFNSPHGFCLGVDEEIIVADTNNHRIEVFDKMGALKFQFGVAGKEEGQLWYPRKVAVMHNNGKFVVCDRGNERSRMQIFSKCGHFMRKIAIRYIDIVAGLAVTAKGHIVAVDSVSPTVFVISEEGELVRWFDCSDYMREPSDIAIRDNDFYVCDFKGHCVAVFQEDGTFLYRIGNEKVTCFPNGIDISNAGDVLIGDSHGNRFHVACYSREGTLQSEFECPHVKVSRCCGLKITSEGYVVTLAKNNHHVLVLNTLYVH, from the exons ATGGATACGCTGCTGGAGGAAATTGGCCAGACGCTGCTGCCAGCGACTGGCGGCGTTGTTGTAGGGCAGGATGAGCAAAAATCAAAGCGCGTCTCGCTCTGCGATGAGTCCAATTCATCGCTGGTGCTGGAGGACACCGATGTGAGCAATACGAGCAGCACCAGCAGtgccagcagcaccagcagcagcagcggcggcggcggtggcaacaatagcagcagcagcatcattagcaacagcagcctCTTCAGCAGCAATGGCTCCTCCACCGACACCGGCAAGGGCAGCAGCACTGTGGGCAGCATTGATGTTGGCAGCGTTAGCTCATCGGGCATACTTGGCTCGGCCGCCTCGATTACATCATCGGTATCGACGACCGCACCATCGACGGCCAACTCATCGGGACTTGGCCTGGTGGTCGATGTGGAGAGCAACATTGGCAGCAGCCAGGAGCTGAGCCATGGCTACGATGCCAAAAGTGTGACAGAGCTGGACTCGCTGGAGGATTCATGCGGCGCCATGCTCAAGGATGCGGACAAGTACTGCAAGCTGTGCAG ctcgCGTTTGGTTATGCCACGCATCTTGTCCTGCCTGCATGTGTTCTGTGAGGATTGCCTGCTCAATTTGCTGGCCCAAAAGGAGTCGGGTGCTGCCAACTCACCAGCCGCATCGCTTTCATCCGCGGCCAGCTGCTCGTCGGCCTCCTACGATGGCAGCGATCATCAGCAGCGCCTGCACGCATCGCTGGAGTGTCCCGTCTGCAAGCAGCAGACAGCGCTCAATATCAAGGGCGTCAAGGGCTTGACCTGTGACTATATTGTGACCAATATACTGGACCTGTCCAATCTGGAGGCCGAGCATATACCCTGCACCTCCTGCAAGGGCAAAGAGGAGGCCATTTCGCGCTGCAACGACTGCGCCAACTTCCTGTGCAATGGCTGCGATAATGCCCACAAATATATGCGCTGCTTCGAGAATCACCAGGTGGTGCGCATCGAGGATCTGCAGAAGAATCTGCAGAACGACAAGCCGATCATACACAAGCCCATCTGCTGTCGCCAGCACATCAACGAGAATCTCAAATACTATTGCTTCACCTGCCAGGTGCCCACCTGCAACGATTGCCTGCTCAGCGAGCACAAGGGCAACGATCATCACTACGAGACGGCGAACATAGCCGAGCAGAGCATACGCTCGGAGCTGGAGCAGACCATCAGCGAAACGCTGAAGAAGGCGCAATATTGCAACGATGCGGGCGCCAATTTGGGCAACGCACTCAACGAGCTGCAGACGCAGCACGACAGCGTGCAGCAGCAGATCGAGCAGGCCTATGTGAGCTACAAGCGCATGCTGGAGCTGATACGCGATCAGCGTCTGGCCGAGCTGAGCCGCCTGCACTCGGAGCGCGAGCTGAAGATTATGGATGTTATGCAGAGTCTGGAGAACAACATGGGACGACTGCAGCAGGCGGCGCAGTTTGGTCAGCGTGCTGTGGAGAAGGCAAATGCTGTCGAGTTCCTGCTGCTAATGCCGGTGATAAGCGCTCAGTGCCAGCTGCTCATGGAGCAGACGCCACAGAGCGAGGCCAACTATCAGATACAGTTTGAGTGCAAGCCGGACAAGTTTGAGCGCTTTGCGCGCGATATGTTTGGCAAATTCCGCACCGAGGCGCATGTGGCATTGGAGACATCCTCGCCTATGGACACGCCCAAGCAGCAGTCgccaccaccaacagcagcagcagcacaagctggCACACCAACATTGTCTGGCAATTTTAGTGCTGGTCTGTTGCACGCCAGCAatcgtcaacagcagcaacagcagcagcagcagcagcccagcagcagctccgtGCAGGGACGTCTAAGCTCAGCAGCTGTCTTCAGTCCCATCTCATTGCCCAGCTCGCTGCAGAGTTCATTTGATGGCGATACTTCGGTTATGACAAACTTTTCCATGATGAGCACATTGCCACCAGATtcgccgccgcagctgcaggcgccaatgcaacagcaacaacaacaacagcagcagcagcagcagcaacaacaacagcagcagcaggccttgcaacagcagcagcaaaagcagcagcagcagcaacaacaacaacagcagcagcagcaacagcaggccttgcaacagcagcaaatgtcaCAGCTTGTTGCACCTCAGGGCTTGGTGCAAGTGCCTACAGCTGGCGCGCATGTCAATCTCAATGCCGCCGGCTCCAATGCTGGCATGGGCCTGAGCTCACTCAacggcatgggcatgggcgctgctgctggcgctgccgctggaCCGCCGCCCACGTTCAGCATGCTCGAGTATAATCTATCGCGCCTGGCCAGCCTCACCGAGACCATACCCGATGGCATGAACGATGCCCTAGCCGtgggcaatgccaatgcagtggctgttgctgctgccgctggcggcAATGCCGGCACTGCGGCTCATCACCAGCAGGCGGTTATACCCGCCTCGGCGGTCACGCCCACTCAGACGATCACACTCGCCGATATTCTCTCCGGGGATCAGCGCGCGCTCAACAATTTGCAAGCCTTGGCCAAATTGGGACTTAATAATAATG atTTCTGCATGCCGACAGCCACATCGCCCAGTCTGCAGACCCTGAACCCCATTGTGGGTGGCGTTGATGACATTGGCTTGAACAATTTCCATGCTGTGGCACCGCCCGGCACCACAAGCGTCGTCACCGGACGCAACAAGGCCACGCCCATGCAAATACGCTGCAAATTTGGCTCGCTGGGCACGGCCAAGGGTCAATTCAATTCGCCACATGGCTTTTGCCTGGGCGTCGATGAGGAGATCATTGTTGCGGACACCAATAATCATCGCATCGAAGTGTTCGATAAGATGGGCGCACTCAAATTTCAGTTTGGCGTTGCCGGCAAGGAGGAGGGTCAATTGTGGTATCCACGCAAGGTCGCCGTTATGCATAACAATGGCAAATTTGTTGTCTGCGATCGCGGCAATGAGCGTTCCCGCATGCAGATCTTCTCCAAATGCGGTCACTTTATGCGCAAAATTGCGATTAG ATATATTGATATTGTTGCGGGTCTGGCAGTTACCGCAAAGGGACATATTGTGGCTGTTGATAGCGTTTCGCCTACAGTGTTTGTTATATCCGAGGAGGGCGAGCTAGTGCGTTGGTTCGATTGCAGCGACTATATGCGTGAGCCCTCAGATATTGCCATACGCG atAATGATTTCTATGTATGCGACTTCAAGGGCCATTGCGTGGCTGTTTTTCAAGAGGACGGCACATTCCTTTATCGCATTGGCAATGAGAAGGTTACCTGCTTTCCCAATGGAATTGACATATCCAATGCTGGCGATGTGCTCATTGGCGACTCACATGGCAATCGCTTTCATGTTGCCTGCTACTCACGCGAGGGCACGTTGCAATCTGAATTCGAGTGTCCACATGTCAAG gtTTCGCGCTGCTGTGGCCTTAAAATTACCTCAGAGGGCTATGTTGTTACGCTGGCCAAGAACAATCATCATGTGTTGGTCTTAAACACGCTTTATGTTCACTGA
- the LOC108606658 gene encoding E3 ubiquitin-protein ligase TRIM33 isoform X1: MDTLLEEIGQTLLPATGGVVVGQDEQKSKRVSLCDESNSSLVLEDTDVSNTSSTSSASSTSSSSGGGGGNNSSSSIISNSSLFSSNGSSTDTGKGSSTVGSIDVGSVSSSGILGSAASITSSVSTTAPSTANSSGLGLVVDVESNIGSSQELSHGYDAKSVTELDSLEDSCGAMLKDADKYCKLCSSRLVMPRILSCLHVFCEDCLLNLLAQKESGAANSPAASLSSAASCSSASYDGSDHQQRLHASLECPVCKQQTALNIKGVKGLTCDYIVTNILDLSNLEAEHIPCTSCKGKEEAISRCNDCANFLCNGCDNAHKYMRCFENHQVVRIEDLQKNLQNDKPIIHKPICCRQHINENLKYYCFTCQVPTCNDCLLSEHKGNDHHYETANIAEQSIRSELEQTISETLKKAQYCNDAGANLGNALNELQTQHDSVQQQIEQAYVSYKRMLELIRDQRLAELSRLHSERELKIMDVMQSLENNMGRLQQAAQFGQRAVEKANAVEFLLLMPVISAQCQLLMEQTPQSEANYQIQFECKPDKFERFARDMFGKFRTEAHVALETSSPMDTPKQQSPPPTAAAAQAGTPTLSGNFSAGLLHASNRQQQQQQQQQQPSSSSVQGRLSSAAVFSPISLPSSLQSSFDGDTSVMTNFSMMSTLPPDSPPQLQAPMQQQQQQQQQQQQQQQQQQQALQQQQQKQQQQQQQQQQQQQQQALQQQQMSQLVAPQGLVQVPTAGAHVNLNAAGSNAGMGLSSLNGMGMGAAAGAAAGPPPTFSMLEYNLSRLASLTETIPDGMNDALAVGNANAVAVAAAAGGNAGTAAHHQQAVIPASAVTPTQTITLADILSGDQRALNNLQALAKLGLNNNDEHHDLLSSNGSSTCHDYFLTDFCMPTATSPSLQTLNPIVGGVDDIGLNNFHAVAPPGTTSVVTGRNKATPMQIRCKFGSLGTAKGQFNSPHGFCLGVDEEIIVADTNNHRIEVFDKMGALKFQFGVAGKEEGQLWYPRKVAVMHNNGKFVVCDRGNERSRMQIFSKCGHFMRKIAIRYIDIVAGLAVTAKGHIVAVDSVSPTVFVISEEGELVRWFDCSDYMREPSDIAIRDNDFYVCDFKGHCVAVFQEDGTFLYRIGNEKVTCFPNGIDISNAGDVLIGDSHGNRFHVACYSREGTLQSEFECPHVKVSRCCGLKITSEGYVVTLAKNNHHVLVLNTLYVH, encoded by the exons ATGGATACGCTGCTGGAGGAAATTGGCCAGACGCTGCTGCCAGCGACTGGCGGCGTTGTTGTAGGGCAGGATGAGCAAAAATCAAAGCGCGTCTCGCTCTGCGATGAGTCCAATTCATCGCTGGTGCTGGAGGACACCGATGTGAGCAATACGAGCAGCACCAGCAGtgccagcagcaccagcagcagcagcggcggcggcggtggcaacaatagcagcagcagcatcattagcaacagcagcctCTTCAGCAGCAATGGCTCCTCCACCGACACCGGCAAGGGCAGCAGCACTGTGGGCAGCATTGATGTTGGCAGCGTTAGCTCATCGGGCATACTTGGCTCGGCCGCCTCGATTACATCATCGGTATCGACGACCGCACCATCGACGGCCAACTCATCGGGACTTGGCCTGGTGGTCGATGTGGAGAGCAACATTGGCAGCAGCCAGGAGCTGAGCCATGGCTACGATGCCAAAAGTGTGACAGAGCTGGACTCGCTGGAGGATTCATGCGGCGCCATGCTCAAGGATGCGGACAAGTACTGCAAGCTGTGCAG ctcgCGTTTGGTTATGCCACGCATCTTGTCCTGCCTGCATGTGTTCTGTGAGGATTGCCTGCTCAATTTGCTGGCCCAAAAGGAGTCGGGTGCTGCCAACTCACCAGCCGCATCGCTTTCATCCGCGGCCAGCTGCTCGTCGGCCTCCTACGATGGCAGCGATCATCAGCAGCGCCTGCACGCATCGCTGGAGTGTCCCGTCTGCAAGCAGCAGACAGCGCTCAATATCAAGGGCGTCAAGGGCTTGACCTGTGACTATATTGTGACCAATATACTGGACCTGTCCAATCTGGAGGCCGAGCATATACCCTGCACCTCCTGCAAGGGCAAAGAGGAGGCCATTTCGCGCTGCAACGACTGCGCCAACTTCCTGTGCAATGGCTGCGATAATGCCCACAAATATATGCGCTGCTTCGAGAATCACCAGGTGGTGCGCATCGAGGATCTGCAGAAGAATCTGCAGAACGACAAGCCGATCATACACAAGCCCATCTGCTGTCGCCAGCACATCAACGAGAATCTCAAATACTATTGCTTCACCTGCCAGGTGCCCACCTGCAACGATTGCCTGCTCAGCGAGCACAAGGGCAACGATCATCACTACGAGACGGCGAACATAGCCGAGCAGAGCATACGCTCGGAGCTGGAGCAGACCATCAGCGAAACGCTGAAGAAGGCGCAATATTGCAACGATGCGGGCGCCAATTTGGGCAACGCACTCAACGAGCTGCAGACGCAGCACGACAGCGTGCAGCAGCAGATCGAGCAGGCCTATGTGAGCTACAAGCGCATGCTGGAGCTGATACGCGATCAGCGTCTGGCCGAGCTGAGCCGCCTGCACTCGGAGCGCGAGCTGAAGATTATGGATGTTATGCAGAGTCTGGAGAACAACATGGGACGACTGCAGCAGGCGGCGCAGTTTGGTCAGCGTGCTGTGGAGAAGGCAAATGCTGTCGAGTTCCTGCTGCTAATGCCGGTGATAAGCGCTCAGTGCCAGCTGCTCATGGAGCAGACGCCACAGAGCGAGGCCAACTATCAGATACAGTTTGAGTGCAAGCCGGACAAGTTTGAGCGCTTTGCGCGCGATATGTTTGGCAAATTCCGCACCGAGGCGCATGTGGCATTGGAGACATCCTCGCCTATGGACACGCCCAAGCAGCAGTCgccaccaccaacagcagcagcagcacaagctggCACACCAACATTGTCTGGCAATTTTAGTGCTGGTCTGTTGCACGCCAGCAatcgtcaacagcagcaacagcagcagcagcagcagcccagcagcagctccgtGCAGGGACGTCTAAGCTCAGCAGCTGTCTTCAGTCCCATCTCATTGCCCAGCTCGCTGCAGAGTTCATTTGATGGCGATACTTCGGTTATGACAAACTTTTCCATGATGAGCACATTGCCACCAGATtcgccgccgcagctgcaggcgccaatgcaacagcaacaacaacaacagcagcagcagcagcagcaacaacaacagcagcagcaggccttgcaacagcagcagcaaaagcagcagcagcagcaacaacaacaacagcagcagcagcaacagcaggccttgcaacagcagcaaatgtcaCAGCTTGTTGCACCTCAGGGCTTGGTGCAAGTGCCTACAGCTGGCGCGCATGTCAATCTCAATGCCGCCGGCTCCAATGCTGGCATGGGCCTGAGCTCACTCAacggcatgggcatgggcgctgctgctggcgctgccgctggaCCGCCGCCCACGTTCAGCATGCTCGAGTATAATCTATCGCGCCTGGCCAGCCTCACCGAGACCATACCCGATGGCATGAACGATGCCCTAGCCGtgggcaatgccaatgcagtggctgttgctgctgccgctggcggcAATGCCGGCACTGCGGCTCATCACCAGCAGGCGGTTATACCCGCCTCGGCGGTCACGCCCACTCAGACGATCACACTCGCCGATATTCTCTCCGGGGATCAGCGCGCGCTCAACAATTTGCAAGCCTTGGCCAAATTGGGACTTAATAATAATG atgaGCATCACGATTTGCTATCGTCGAACGGAAGCTCAACGTGCcatgattattttttaacagatTTCTGCATGCCGACAGCCACATCGCCCAGTCTGCAGACCCTGAACCCCATTGTGGGTGGCGTTGATGACATTGGCTTGAACAATTTCCATGCTGTGGCACCGCCCGGCACCACAAGCGTCGTCACCGGACGCAACAAGGCCACGCCCATGCAAATACGCTGCAAATTTGGCTCGCTGGGCACGGCCAAGGGTCAATTCAATTCGCCACATGGCTTTTGCCTGGGCGTCGATGAGGAGATCATTGTTGCGGACACCAATAATCATCGCATCGAAGTGTTCGATAAGATGGGCGCACTCAAATTTCAGTTTGGCGTTGCCGGCAAGGAGGAGGGTCAATTGTGGTATCCACGCAAGGTCGCCGTTATGCATAACAATGGCAAATTTGTTGTCTGCGATCGCGGCAATGAGCGTTCCCGCATGCAGATCTTCTCCAAATGCGGTCACTTTATGCGCAAAATTGCGATTAG ATATATTGATATTGTTGCGGGTCTGGCAGTTACCGCAAAGGGACATATTGTGGCTGTTGATAGCGTTTCGCCTACAGTGTTTGTTATATCCGAGGAGGGCGAGCTAGTGCGTTGGTTCGATTGCAGCGACTATATGCGTGAGCCCTCAGATATTGCCATACGCG atAATGATTTCTATGTATGCGACTTCAAGGGCCATTGCGTGGCTGTTTTTCAAGAGGACGGCACATTCCTTTATCGCATTGGCAATGAGAAGGTTACCTGCTTTCCCAATGGAATTGACATATCCAATGCTGGCGATGTGCTCATTGGCGACTCACATGGCAATCGCTTTCATGTTGCCTGCTACTCACGCGAGGGCACGTTGCAATCTGAATTCGAGTGTCCACATGTCAAG gtTTCGCGCTGCTGTGGCCTTAAAATTACCTCAGAGGGCTATGTTGTTACGCTGGCCAAGAACAATCATCATGTGTTGGTCTTAAACACGCTTTATGTTCACTGA